In the genome of Cryptomeria japonica chromosome 8, Sugi_1.0, whole genome shotgun sequence, one region contains:
- the LOC131855926 gene encoding protein VACUOLELESS GAMETOPHYTES-like yields MGEFDYASLRQFHHFFHSGHILELNTFRGPEAIEKYCRGCVKPIGEGLAYHCQPACNFLLHLTCSQIPHQITDHPACSHVLHLLPQPRNYAPSLCRCNACWQPITHGFSFHCSICRLDLHPSCANLPRRIKDRNHPHNSLDLCFIPPYPSKAFRCNVCLQEDQRSWNYHCSECDYDAHVNCTQIPLLRESLLNETSEAINRAYVDYTASSGPRHLERRFSEPPRLFSFPRPSWLHSSSSFQMQQQQYQPFQNPYNTMGNMFVRPTITAIMQTLLGSVVQSLMNPGGVGGGDGWGGFGGLNSSGNLSDIAESMFNFGFF; encoded by the coding sequence ATGGGGGAATTCGACTATGCAAGTCTAAGACAGTTTCATCATTTCTTCCATTCTGGTCATATCCTGGAGCTTAATACATTCCGAGGGCCAGAGGCAATTGAGAAGTACTGTAGAGGGTGCGTGAAACCCATTGGGGAAGGTTTGGCCTACCATTGTCAGCCGGCCTGCAATTTTCTCCTTCACTTGACCTGCTCACAAATCCCTCACCAAATCACTGATCATCCCGCTTGTAGTCACGTTCTCCATCTGCTACCTCAACCCAGGAATTATGCACCCTCACTTTGTAGATGCAATGCTTGTTGGCAACCCATTACCCATGGCTTCTCCTTCCACTGCTCCATTTGCCGCCTAGATCTGCACCCATCATGTGCAAATCTGCCCAGGAGAATTAAAGACCGAAATCATCCGCACAATAGTTTGGATCTCTGCTTCATTCCTCCCTATCCGAGCAAAGCCTTTAGGTGCAATGTCTGCTTGCAAGAAGACCAACGTTCATGGAATTATCACTGTTCTGAGTGCGACTACGATGCGCATGTGAACTGCACACAAATACCTTTGCTCAGAGAATCACTGCTGAATGAAACTTCTGAAGCAATAAACCGGGCATATGTAGATTATACTGCAAGCTCAGGCCCCCGTCATTTGGAGAGACGTTTCAGTGAGCCTCCCAGATTGTTTTCTTTTCCTCGCCCATCTTGGCTGCACAGCTCGTCGTCATTTCAGATGCAGCAGCAGCAGTATCAACCCTTCCAAAATCCATATAACACAATGGGTAATATGTTTGTGAGGCCAACCATCACAGCCATTATGCAGACTCTACTGGGAAGTGTAGTTCAAAGTTTAATGAATCCAGGTGGGGTTGGAGGAGGAGATGGATGGGGTGGTTTTGGGGGACTCAATAGCTCTGGAAATTTGTCTGATATTGCGGAATCTATGTTTAACTTTGGATTCTTCTAA